DNA from Daucus carota subsp. sativus chromosome 1, DH1 v3.0, whole genome shotgun sequence:
AGAAATCCGtgattattactccctctgtttttttttatatgacacttttgacttgggcacgtaactttaggtgggttgaccggatagtaaaaaacattatttttgattgattttttttgtgaattaaaattttgattgtatatttttattcagaaaaagaaaaattcaaaaataatacttttaactatccggtcaaagcacttaaaagtgtgtgccaaaaagtcaaacatcatatattaaaaaacagagggagtatgtgtATATGACTACGTGGACACACCATAAAAACGGTATTTACAGAGTGTGCATATATCGTGCAAGAATTGAGGGCGTGCTTTACGGTCTAGCTTTACTAATTACGTACGTAATTTGTACTACTTTGCGTAATGAAGGGAAAAGTTGGTTTTGTGAGTAATGGAACATGTGACCCACAAAATAAACTCATGAGATGTATATACTCAATTAAAATGATTTAGAAATTTTAAGTTTAAATGaacgaaaaataaaattattgtgcTAAGAAAATTTGTTGGAGGATAGGAGTTGAAAATTATGGGTGGGATGTAGGATACTAGGATAAGAACGAAGACCCTGATTCTAGAAGAAATGGTACAATCTGTTGTCAAAAGACGAAATAATTGACTAAAATATTACTAGTGACAGGGACATCGCATCATGgttttgtaaaatatagtattatttttaaagataagCTAAAATAATTCAGGTTACCAATTACATCATATTTCTGATAATAATATTAcctgagagcatctccaagagactcttcatttaggctcctaacttgagatttgaggagggagaagcaaaatgttgctccaagagactcttaagtggctcttaaatcttaagagcctcttgtttctttctcctctctcctcaaagttaagagccaccacatggctcctaacttattttttcacaataaaaaaatccttccctctaatcaacctccatctttccctctcttttgttataatGGAGTcctatatatgaataaaatatgaaatagagaagagatgtagagaatattgttggagtttacactcttaactttgtcctaaattactaagaatcacattttttatattatatttaggagccaacaaggaggctcttggagatgctctgatacCTGAAATGAGGCTCTTGGTGGTTTAAATGTCAATTTTATCCTTTGGGTTGGTTGGACAGTGAGCATCCAGGTTACTATTATATAAGTCACGCCGGTGGCATTTCGGGACAGTACCATCAGCCACCAGGCAACATTTCTATAAGTTGTTCCGATTTCTTATATTGGGATtggaaaaagaaattaattaatatatattaatgaaataGTGAGAAAAATAagattcttaatttttaattaatagattggttaaaaataatatgtaagaatataattgatatttttacattattttaaaagtTAAGAATTAAGAGGGATAAAAGATTATGAAAAAACGAACGGATTAAATAGTGTTTCCTTTTTTAAACTTTTGATGTGATTGAAGTTCTCAACTGGGCTGGCTACAGCTTCTAAGTTTTAACTATGATCCTCGCGTCTTGGGCCTTCCTCTTTCAATTCTAGCCCATTATTAAGTATAGCTGCCTTCCATTTAAAATCACACGTACCAGTAAGGGCCTTTCTCTTCTCATGGATGTTTCAAAAAGAATAATCTCTTAATTTAACATTATTAACATCCATTAacagttttttaatattaaccatcttatttattattatctcaTTTGTTGTGATTCAAAATGATATCAAAGGCTAATAtggtaaaagaaaaaaaaattgaaatcggATCAGGATCGGGAAAAAAAAACTACTTCTCGATCCAAATTTTAAGTGCTCCTGTCCCATAGCTATCATAATAGTGAAAATAAATAAGTACAGTATACAAGAGAAAGGTACCAAGCTGTTCAATGATTGTCCAACAACATATATAGCCGTTGCAAAAGTCGCTACACAAATCTCACACAACGGTATTAAGATATATTAAAGTCACCAACATTCTGAGTCTTTAAACAAAGAACTTACCACAgcttacaaaaataatataaaatgtccTAATTTAAATGTGATTCTTCACATATTGGGAAAAATAATTACCAACTGCTTCAGATATGAATATTGATGGTCCAGAAGAAAGGTAAAATTAACAAAGCGATTTGAATGCCTATCTCAATCCTACAAACCAAATCTATCTGGGTGAATACTGAAAAGTGAACGTTAAGCTTGCACAGAAGGAGCTTGGAAATGTCATAAAAGGGAGAGGTTAAGAAAGGTGAAGTTTCCATCTTTATACCTTTTGCCAGCAGCTGGAAAATGGCATCCAAAGTCAGATATTCCTTGAAAAAAATAATGGTCACATAGGTGGTTTATTTTTAGTTGTTCACCATCTAACATTCTAAGCACCGCCATTTTAGAGCATAACACTTGGGAATTTGCATGATCCGTAACCTGCAACATTCATTAAAGAATAAGGAAACTGCAACTACATTTATATGAAATGTAAAAACGACTGGAAAACACAATATATGACACAAGTTCAAGTATAGCATTCATCGTGGAGTTGAGGAAACTGCAACTACGTGTATACTAATATACGAAATATAAAAAAGGACTGGAAAACACAATGTCCGACACAAGTTCGAGAGCCCCCctccccacacacacacaaaataaaTGCAGACAAaggacccccccccccccccccccccacacacacacacatagtgACTTTAATGGAATAATTATAAACAGGTGCTCTTTTTATGGCACCATGTGCTAAGAGACACACACATGCACACACCAAATTCTTGTAAAGAAAGAGCATATATTGTCTTTTGCTCAAATCTTTAGTGCCCTTCcacaaattttatgaaaagcaAATATTATCTATCTCTATGCATTCCAATCATGTCACATTCCCAAAGTGTCACCCTAAACTAAAAAACTCAGACTCTAGAAATCTTGATACAATAGTCACATTTCAATTCAATTTCAATTGAAGACTATCCGAATAGAGAGTAACCCGACACCATATATACTTTATGACCTACCAGTCACCTATCAAAAAGTTTGCAGTCACTAAGGTTCgagatttaaaagaaaagaatcTAACTAAAGCAAGTATGCAACTCCAAAAGCCTGTAATCTGAGCTTTAAAAACAGACACTTGAATTGTAATGCTACTAAGTTATAAACCTAAACATATGTACTAACAAGAGTTTTTCTTTAGCTATAAGCACAATCATCAGAATTGTAACACTAATAAATGCAGCATTGAACTAGACTATACAATATAAGGTATTTTGGAGTACTTACTTGGATCTTTGGCAGAAGCGGCTGCAACCCCGTTAAAATTACAAGTCCCTCCCACCTTCTTGAACTGAGCCCAATACGAACTAAAAGCATAGCCAGCATGCCCGATCAATGTATTAGGTTTGAAACACTTTCCACCAGCTTGAATCGGATCACATGTTCCATTTCCCTGGCCACAAGCATAACCCAAAGCCGCAGACACATCCGTCAAGTTGGCTCCTTTCTTCACCAAGCACCATAACTTTCCCTTGTACTTCGCATTGTTGAGAGGCTTTGGAAGTGGTTTGTACTCAGACAATGGCTTCTTCCCGGACAAgtcaatatcatatatattcgtTCCATTTGGGTATAGCAACCCAAAATGCCGCTCTGTCCCCGGACCTCCCTTTAGATTTTCATTGTACAAAGCAAAAATAAACCCAGGTAACACGACTCCCGGTCTAGCTGGTGTCCCAATTGCCGGTTTAGCATTAAACTTCTTGGCCACATTACGATTATAAGTAGCCGCATTGTAAATATTCCCACCAATTTGATCAATATCACAACCATTAGGCCAACCAGTTTCCGCAATAAATAAACGAATATCCGGATACCCCATTTTTTTCATAGCAAAAATGATGGCATCCATCATTTGGTCAAGCAGATTCGTATAAGTTAAACCCGAAACAGGGTCCAAATAAGTAAAATTAGTGGCCGCTAACAATGCATAATTAAGATCAATATTGTCAGGCTGAGCAGACCAAGGGAAATAAGTATAAACATCAAGAAACAAAAAAGATTTCGTCTTGTTCAAGAACTGTAACATAGGTTTCACCACCGGCTTCGCAATGTCAGCCCGGAAAGTCCCATTCGAAGGCGGAAACGAAGATTCTAGAACATCCATTGCCATGGAAGTTCCGACCTTAATCTTATGTAAACTATAACGTTTAAGGGAGTACCTGATCTTTCGCATTGCGGGTACGAGGTTAAACCAGGTGGGCTTAATAGACTGGTCGGAGAGAATCTCGTTTCCGACAAGAAGGTAGCGGATCTTGGTCTGTGGGTAAAAGGGTTTGACGTTGGAGTAGACCCATTGGTCTGAGAGGGTTTGGTTGGATGAGAAATTGGAAATGAGTTGGTTTGGGAGCATGATTGAGACTTGAATGTCTGTGTTTTGTAAAGCTTTGAGGATGCTTGGAGTGGCATCGTAGATTTTGACACGTTTGGCTTTTAATGATTTGATTAACTCAACTGATCTTTTTGGTGTTGGTAAGTTGTTGCCCAGCTGCCCGTAGTTCACTCCCAGCTTTGCCTCAAATTCTGCGCCTGTTTAACAGAAACAACAAACAAATTACCATCAGtgaacagagagagagagagtgtgtgtgtgtgtgtgagagagagagagagagggggtggGGGAGacggagagggagaggggggggaGCGAGAgcgagagggggagagagagcgagagagagagaggtagggagggggagggggagagagggggggagggagagagagagggagagagatgctTACTGGAGATAGAAGCCAGGAGAGAGAGTAAGAGAATGGTGCAAACAGCCATTCCCATTGGATTTGAGAATGAAATGTTAGATTTTCTGCAGAGACTGATATACAAGTGAATGAAAGGAAGCATTTAATAGGATACAATGATGGTGATTATGTGGTTGATACGACGAGGAGTCAGGTCGTTTTGTGTTATATAAAGTTATAAACCTTCGCGTTGACGAGTGATGGGGGATCCAGCCAAATGAAGCTTCCTCAGATGTGCTAGTCCTGTTTCTTCTAACTTTATCGAGATTTTTGTTCATTTAAAGGATGATTACGTTGAGGAAATATGTATCTGTGATTTATAATATGTAGGACCCAGTCGggtaataattaaagttttaATATCGCCAAGGGAAAAAGTCTGTTGGGAGTGGGACTAGTAAAAATAGTACTCACTCCGTCTCTCCTatttcttatcgtttgggttgggTACTTCTTATCATTTGGGTTGGGTAcggaaattaaaaaatatatataaagtgtCCCTCCTATTTCTTATCGTTTGAGTTGGGTACTTCTTATCGTTTGGATTGGGTACGGAAATTaagaaatctatactatactataataagccaacatgagtataatttgtagtccaaggttttaattatattttttggtttggtactctccttttggtactacaagtctacaaatgtggagtctattagtattataaacagtttcaaatactaaaaacactcttaacaatacattatcatataatatttcattaaaaattataatgatgttataaataaaattataaatatacaattttgaatatttttttttaacaagaatcttcgtataactctttttaactttaacgtattctatttcaatataaccattacataaccctttctaactctaatcttaaaagttattattgtcaaaaaaaacgaagattacaaaattacgttgaaattcgattgattagattactttacacgatcggctatgtttgaaAAAGATTAgaaatttctaattttctgatttttaaatctacgtgtactatatatatatatatatatatatatatatatatatatattatttatttatttattagggtttgtccatttttaggtaatcaggagaaaatatagtcagttgatgaataatataatttaactaaaattcaatccattaa
Protein-coding regions in this window:
- the LOC108196448 gene encoding probable glucan endo-1,3-beta-glucosidase A6; translated protein: MLPFIHLYISLCRKSNISFSNPMGMAVCTILLLSLLASISSAEFEAKLGVNYGQLGNNLPTPKRSVELIKSLKAKRVKIYDATPSILKALQNTDIQVSIMLPNQLISNFSSNQTLSDQWVYSNVKPFYPQTKIRYLLVGNEILSDQSIKPTWFNLVPAMRKIRYSLKRYSLHKIKVGTSMAMDVLESSFPPSNGTFRADIAKPVVKPMLQFLNKTKSFLFLDVYTYFPWSAQPDNIDLNYALLAATNFTYLDPVSGLTYTNLLDQMMDAIIFAMKKMGYPDIRLFIAETGWPNGCDIDQIGGNIYNAATYNRNVAKKFNAKPAIGTPARPGVVLPGFIFALYNENLKGGPGTERHFGLLYPNGTNIYDIDLSGKKPLSEYKPLPKPLNNAKYKGKLWCLVKKGANLTDVSAALGYACGQGNGTCDPIQAGGKCFKPNTLIGHAGYAFSSYWAQFKKVGGTCNFNGVAAASAKDPSYGSCKFPSVML